The following coding sequences lie in one Candidatus Promineifilum breve genomic window:
- a CDS encoding phage protease, with amino-acid sequence MDSEYAITEFVTVAPGEPFRLLPFGRLVKNGRAREITPDLARRFQLPHFRPPIKLGSHRDETPAGGHIIGLEVRNDGLYAVPEYNDEGAAAMTRGAYRYHSPEIVWEGGLEDPRTGVVQEGPLIIGDALLHTPHLGEAAALYAADITPQEVNMTSETVTMPASLLDRLLALLGRTPTEPTDPAPTPPAADPEPAVALSAAVTVDQFAAVQAERDTLAARVAQMEADATRAQRVERFAAELVGTSLATDAELPALLAALPDEPATELTRRFRALAEQARVSALTADVGHEGQPATGDPTAALDAAIRAEMAKNKVDYNAALLRVRAEQPDLVTAVYGGK; translated from the coding sequence ATGGACAGTGAGTACGCCATCACCGAGTTCGTGACCGTCGCGCCGGGCGAGCCGTTCCGGCTGTTGCCGTTCGGCCGGTTGGTGAAGAACGGTCGGGCGCGGGAAATCACGCCCGACCTGGCCCGCCGATTCCAGTTACCCCATTTTCGGCCGCCCATCAAGTTGGGCAGTCACCGCGACGAGACGCCGGCCGGGGGCCACATCATCGGGCTAGAGGTGCGAAACGACGGGCTTTATGCCGTGCCGGAGTACAACGACGAGGGCGCGGCGGCCATGACGCGCGGGGCGTATCGGTATCACTCCCCCGAAATCGTATGGGAAGGTGGGTTGGAAGACCCGCGCACCGGCGTGGTGCAGGAGGGGCCGCTGATCATCGGCGACGCGCTCCTGCACACGCCCCATTTAGGCGAAGCAGCGGCGCTGTACGCCGCGGACATTACCCCCCAAGAGGTGAATATGACAAGTGAAACTGTAACCATGCCGGCGTCGCTGCTGGATCGGCTACTGGCCCTGTTGGGCCGGACGCCGACCGAGCCGACTGACCCGGCCCCCACGCCGCCCGCGGCCGACCCTGAACCAGCCGTCGCGCTGTCGGCGGCCGTAACCGTTGACCAGTTCGCGGCGGTGCAAGCCGAGCGTGACACCCTGGCCGCCCGTGTGGCCCAAATGGAAGCCGACGCCACCCGCGCCCAGCGCGTGGAACGGTTCGCGGCCGAACTGGTCGGCACGTCGTTGGCGACCGACGCCGAACTGCCGGCGCTCTTGGCCGCGCTCCCCGACGAACCGGCGACCGAACTGACTCGCCGGTTCCGGGCGCTGGCCGAGCAAGCCAGAGTTTCCGCCCTGACCGCCGACGTGGGCCACGAAGGCCAACCGGCGACGGGCGACCCGACGGCCGCGCTCGACGCAGCCATTCGCGCCGAGATGGCGAAAAACAAGGTGGATTACAACGCGGCGCTGCTGCGCGTTCGGGCCGAGCAGCCCGATCTCGTGACCGCCGTCTACGGAGGTAAGTAG
- a CDS encoding capsid cement protein, producing MTIAGNTGEHLRIPGLVAGVDLSAKRYHVVMLASTAKQVKVSTGPTVANIGVLQNDPKLNEAASVCGAGLTRAEAGGEIAAGDMITANTTGQCVATTTANDKVIGKAITAAATAGDLFEVFLAPSNY from the coding sequence ATGACTATCGCAGGCAATACCGGCGAGCATCTGCGCATTCCTGGCCTGGTGGCCGGGGTGGATTTGAGCGCCAAACGATACCACGTCGTCATGCTGGCATCCACGGCCAAGCAGGTCAAGGTCAGCACCGGGCCGACCGTCGCCAACATCGGCGTTTTGCAGAATGACCCGAAACTGAACGAGGCCGCATCGGTCTGTGGCGCGGGGCTGACGAGGGCTGAGGCCGGCGGGGAAATCGCCGCGGGCGACATGATCACCGCCAACACGACCGGCCAGTGCGTGGCGACGACCACGGCCAACGACAAGGTCATCGGCAAGGCGATCACCGCCGCTGCGACTGCGGGCGATCTGTTCGAGGTCTTCCTGGCCCCCAGCAACTACTAG
- a CDS encoding glycosyltransferase has product MAECPVCFIAGGNLNNAGSRMRAYWPARFIDGATVVHWERAGEGLPDARAYVFQKFVNVPVMAELRERGRLVFWDVCDPSWWFNPGDVNEALTLIDGIVASSDALAKDFTRWAGRACRCIPDRLLLEHFDRQRQHTAAEPVRLIWFGAAQNRMALYAAHANLERLIANGYRIELTVCDNASHAPFADIAGTYPIYYTRWSLEMEVETLAAHDLALLPPYPGPWGAVKSNNKSLTAAACGLPVVSGEDYGQLRAFVANEDVRRITAAVGRAEVEREWNVERSAAEWLALIEETEHDPTRG; this is encoded by the coding sequence ATGGCTGAGTGTCCCGTCTGCTTCATTGCCGGCGGCAATCTCAATAACGCCGGTAGCCGGATGCGGGCCTACTGGCCGGCGCGGTTCATCGACGGCGCTACCGTCGTGCATTGGGAACGAGCCGGCGAGGGACTGCCCGACGCGCGGGCTTACGTATTCCAGAAGTTCGTCAACGTGCCCGTGATGGCCGAACTACGCGAGCGGGGCCGCCTCGTCTTCTGGGACGTGTGTGATCCGTCATGGTGGTTCAATCCCGGCGACGTGAACGAGGCGTTAACCCTCATCGACGGCATTGTGGCGTCATCCGACGCCCTGGCGAAGGACTTCACCCGCTGGGCCGGGCGCGCGTGCCGGTGCATCCCCGACCGGTTGCTGCTGGAACATTTCGACCGGCAACGGCAGCACACGGCGGCCGAGCCGGTGCGCCTCATCTGGTTCGGCGCGGCGCAGAATCGCATGGCCCTCTATGCGGCCCACGCCAATCTGGAGCGGCTGATTGCCAACGGCTACCGGATCGAGTTGACCGTCTGCGACAATGCGTCCCACGCGCCGTTCGCCGACATCGCCGGTACGTACCCGATCTACTACACCCGCTGGTCACTGGAAATGGAAGTCGAGACGCTGGCCGCCCACGACCTGGCGCTGTTGCCGCCCTACCCCGGCCCGTGGGGGGCGGTCAAGTCGAACAACAAGTCGCTCACGGCGGCGGCCTGCGGGTTGCCGGTCGTGAGCGGTGAGGATTACGGCCAGTTGCGGGCGTTCGTCGCCAATGAGGATGTACGGCGAATCACTGCCGCCGTCGGTCGGGCCGAGGTGGAACGGGAGTGGAACGTCGAGCGGTCGGCCGCCGAGTGGCTGGCCCTCATCGAGGAAACCGAACATGACCCTACGCGCGGATAG
- a CDS encoding phage fiber-tail adaptor protein produces the protein MAQNSFTKDPHSIEWFGVDWTERLQGDGVFAADSIVSSDWTVPDGLAEADAMSMTKAAGVKLSGGVVGTTYKVTNRIVTAVNGETLDGTIEITVEDK, from the coding sequence ATGGCGCAGAATTCGTTTACCAAAGACCCGCATTCAATTGAATGGTTCGGCGTAGACTGGACAGAACGGCTGCAAGGCGATGGCGTCTTTGCCGCCGACAGCATCGTGTCATCCGACTGGACTGTGCCGGACGGCCTGGCCGAGGCGGACGCCATGAGCATGACGAAGGCGGCCGGGGTGAAACTCTCCGGCGGTGTAGTGGGAACGACCTATAAGGTGACGAACCGGATTGTAACGGCCGTCAACGGCGAGACGTTGGACGGCACAATAGAAATCACAGTAGAGGATAAATAA
- a CDS encoding HK97 gp10 family phage protein, producing the protein MSNDIEIKFKPPDLIRRMDQYPLRLKEEMEKTMKQSLLHLQGSVPGYPPADPASSYRRTGTLGRSIGLGGQADIYEVRSIGQGYEARLGTRLEYAPYVIGSESQTVAHKARGWFTMRTVLEKAKPGIERLFEGMGRRMVEFLEGH; encoded by the coding sequence ATGTCCAACGACATCGAAATCAAATTCAAACCGCCCGACCTGATACGCCGGATGGATCAGTATCCCCTGCGGCTGAAAGAAGAGATGGAAAAGACGATGAAGCAATCGCTTCTTCATCTTCAGGGCAGCGTGCCGGGCTACCCACCGGCCGATCCGGCGAGTAGCTACCGGCGCACGGGCACGCTCGGCCGCTCCATCGGTCTGGGTGGACAGGCCGACATCTACGAAGTGCGCTCCATTGGTCAGGGGTATGAGGCGCGGTTGGGCACGCGGCTGGAGTATGCGCCTTACGTCATCGGGTCGGAGAGTCAGACGGTCGCCCACAAGGCCCGCGGCTGGTTCACAATGCGGACGGTGCTGGAAAAGGCCAAGCCGGGCATTGAGCGCCTGTTCGAGGGCATGGGCCGGCGGATGGTCGAATTTCTGGAGGGGCATTGA
- a CDS encoding major capsid protein, translated as MPTINQAQTVEPVLTGILTAYQQAQLRFVAERVFPAVPVQTDSGSFLKLTKRYWFQDGLQRRAPGDPFIRLDYGTESDTFKTEQWAGDEAIADEERANSTLPLDLERTAIEHLGNVSMLRKEIQFATDFMKTGVWGTDNTSATDWDDANGDPIADIIEASGVISAATGYEPNTLVVGAVVDRALRKSAKIREVIKYTQATTMQAVRAAIAGALGIENYLVSSAIYDSANEGQAASYGPIIDDDALLLYINPTVGWSGISAGKTFVWQPGGGAGSIYSYYDNGRHATVIQHKEQWDQKLVAPELGYFFSDIV; from the coding sequence ATGCCGACGATCAACCAAGCACAAACCGTTGAGCCGGTATTGACCGGCATCCTGACCGCTTACCAGCAGGCACAATTGCGCTTTGTGGCCGAGCGGGTCTTCCCGGCCGTGCCGGTTCAAACCGATTCAGGCAGCTTCCTGAAACTGACCAAGCGGTACTGGTTTCAGGATGGCCTACAGCGCCGCGCCCCCGGCGACCCATTCATCCGCCTGGACTACGGCACGGAAAGCGACACGTTCAAGACCGAGCAGTGGGCGGGTGACGAGGCCATCGCCGATGAAGAGCGGGCCAACTCGACGTTGCCGCTCGATCTGGAACGGACGGCTATCGAGCACTTGGGCAACGTGTCGATGCTGCGCAAGGAAATCCAGTTCGCCACGGATTTTATGAAGACCGGCGTGTGGGGCACGGATAACACCTCAGCCACCGACTGGGACGATGCTAACGGCGACCCGATTGCCGACATCATCGAGGCGTCGGGCGTCATCTCGGCGGCGACCGGCTACGAGCCGAACACGCTGGTCGTGGGCGCAGTTGTTGACCGGGCGCTGCGCAAGAGCGCCAAAATCCGCGAGGTCATCAAGTACACCCAGGCGACCACGATGCAGGCCGTCCGGGCGGCGATTGCCGGCGCGCTGGGCATCGAGAATTACCTTGTGTCCTCGGCCATTTACGACTCGGCCAACGAGGGCCAGGCGGCCAGCTACGGGCCGATCATCGACGATGACGCGCTGCTGCTGTACATCAACCCGACCGTTGGCTGGTCGGGCATTTCAGCCGGCAAGACGTTCGTGTGGCAGCCGGGTGGCGGCGCGGGTTCCATCTACAGCTACTACGACAACGGCCGCCACGCCACGGTTATCCAGCACAAGGAGCAATGGGATCAAAAGCTTGTTGCGCCGGAGTTGGGCTACTTCTTCTCTGACATCGTTTAG